One region of Ascaphus truei isolate aAscTru1 chromosome 13, aAscTru1.hap1, whole genome shotgun sequence genomic DNA includes:
- the LOC142465226 gene encoding solute carrier family 2, facilitated glucose transporter member 5-like translates to MGDDEGVEGKPGGRGSTRTQGWVLLLTMCAAGIGGTFQYGYNLTIINAPTLHIQKFVNETWLERTGWVLDSGMITLIWSVVVSVYPLGGFLGALLAGPMAIKLGRKKSLLFNNLFVLLSAILCGFSRFAQSFEMIVLGRILAGVNSGKTGQCVSGALWQDRWETAQSARGPRLAGTPGDQIHHALTATLRLRGCVARGASPQRLQRIQGERFNLLIATSGWNTLHRNALLIPERNLKPKLQLLVNLRIVQTTPPPPPGPGLGVPEPGTGVTRRTQ, encoded by the exons ATGGGCGATGATGAAGGCGTGGAGGGGAAACCCGGCGGGCGAGGATCCACGCGGACTCAG GGTTGGGTGCTACTCCTCACAATGTGTGCTGCGGGCATTGGGGGCACCTTTCAGTACGGGTACAACCTCACCATCATCAATGCACCCACCCTG CACATCCAGAAGTTTGTGAATGAGACGTGGCTGGAGCGTACTGGCTGGGTGCTGGACAGCGGGATGATCACCCTCATCTGGTCCGTGGTGGTGTCTGTCTACCCCCTGGGCGGGTTCCTGGGTGCGCTGCTTGCTGGTCCGATGGCTATCAAGCTAGGACG GAAGAAGTCGCTGCTCTTTAATAACCTGTTCGTGTTACTCTCTGCAATACTCTGCGGGTTTAGCCGCTTTGCACAATCCTTCGAGATGATCGTGTTGGGAAGGATCTTGGCCGGGGTGAACTCGGGTAAAACTGGGCAGTGTGTCTCTGGGGCGCTCTGGCAGGACAGATGGGAGACTGCGCAGT CAGCACGGGGCCCACGGCTGGCAGGGACCCCAGGAGATCAAATCCACCATGCTCTGACCGCCACACTCCGGCTGCGTGGCTGCGTGGCTCGCGGGGCGTCACCGCAGCGCCTCCAGCGCATCCAGGGGGAAAGATTTAACCTCCTCATTGCCACAAGCGGCTGGAACACGTTGCATAGAAACGCATTGCTGATCCCGGAAAGGAATCTCAAACCCAAACTCCAGCTGCTTGTAAATCTCCGAATTGtacaaaccaccccccccccaccccctgggccAGGTTTGGGGGTTCCAGAACCAGGTACAGGTGTGACCCGCAGGACACAGTGA